One window of the Camelina sativa cultivar DH55 chromosome 1, Cs, whole genome shotgun sequence genome contains the following:
- the LOC104786164 gene encoding uncharacterized protein LOC104786164 (The sequence of the model RefSeq protein was modified relative to this genomic sequence to represent the inferred CDS: added 4 bases not found in genome assembly), which yields MGFDLRQVVAGILTITMFVMLGQMLHRDYFDSLQEKAQGDAQDIEFEGSKVAVKDGLVGTVEGNSKGPWMEDNTDLNPCWPTLLSDEAVSSKGYVTFSLTNGPEYHISQITDAVMVAKHLGATLVLPDIRGSKPGDERSFEDIYDADKLIKSLENVVKVVQQLPEEVSLRNMAIVKVPTRVTEDYIKEHIVPIFKSKGNIRVASYFPSVNLRKSSQDGETDPVACLAMFGSLELQPEVNAVAESMVERLRTHSRKSGGRFIAVDLRIDVLEKKNCHTTGVGGSKTCYNAQEIALFLRKLGFASDTTIYLTQPRWDSSLNILKDIFPKTFTKEAIMPASKRSKYLESESSEYENAIDFYISSRSDVFIPAISGLFYANTVGKRIALGKPQVLVPAEISETSGLATDFISPYISKKNHLAYSCFC from the exons ATGGGTTTTGATTTGAGGCAAGTAGTTGCTGGTATTCTCACCATTACCATGTTTGTGATGCTTGGACAGATGCTTCATCGAGATTACTTTGATTCTCTTCAG gagAAAGCTCAGGGAGATGCACAAGATATTGAATTTGAAGGATCTAAAGTCGCTGTGAAAGATGGTCTTGTCGGAACCGTTGAAGGCAATAGTAAAGGACCTTGGATGGAGGATAACACTGATCTTAATCCTTGTTGGCCAACATTACTATCCG ATGAAGCTGTATCATCGAAAGGGTATGTTACATTCTCACTAACCAATGGTCCTGAGTACCATATCTCTCAG ATCACTGATGCTGTAATGGTGGCAAAGCATCTTGGAGCAACCCTAGTACTTCCTGATATAAGAGGAAGCAAACCTGGTGATGAAA TTTTGAAGATATCTATGATGCGGATAAGCTAATTAAAAGCTTGGAAAATGTCGTTAAAGTTGTGCAACAATTGCCTGAAGAAGTTTCTCTAAGGAACATGGCCATTGTGAAGGTCCCTACAAGAGTTACAGAAGATTACATTAAGGAGCACATTGTTCCCATCTTCAAATCCAAAGGAAACATTCGAGTCGCATCATACTTCCCTTCTGTAAACCTGAGGAAATCCTCACAAGATGGCGAAACTGATCCTGTGGCGTGTTTAGCAATGTTTGGGTCATTGGAGCTGCAACCGGAAGTGAATGCAGTGGCTGAATCAATGGTTGAGCGGTTGAGGACTCATAGCCGGAAATCAGGTGGCCGTTTCATAGCGGTAGACCTTAGAATCGACGTACTTGAGAAGAAAAATTGCCATACAACTGGTGTTGGAGGGTCCAAGACATGTTACAACGCGCAAGAGATTGCTTTGTTCTTGAGGAAGCTTGGATTCGCCAGCGACACAACTATCTATCTGACTCAGCCAAGATGGGACAGTAGCCTCAACATCCTTAAGGATATCTTCCCGAAAACGTTCACTAAG GAAGCAATAATGCCGGCAAGTAAGAGATCAAAGTACCTTGAATCAGAGAGTTCTGAGTATGAAAATGCTATCGACTTCTACATAAGCTCAAGAAGTGATGTCTTTATTCCAGCCATATCCGGTCTGTTTTATGCAAACACAGTAGGCAAAAGGATAGCTTTAGGTAAGCCTCAAGTGCTAGTTCCTGCAGAAATCTCAGAGACATCTGGCCTTGCTACAGATTTTATCTCTCCGTACATCTCAAAGAAGAACCACTTGGCTTATTCATGCTTTTGCTGA
- the LOC104786217 gene encoding glutamyl-tRNA reductase-binding protein, chloroplastic: protein MQLQTQSFALTLLPSPNFAKPTERREFISLKRDPFRPISLRCSVSTASATPLTTTSASTTHKPFPAEVSRSIMELSSVGTLSTLTHDGWPLGVGVRFAVDQDGTPVLCLNRTFTPDKRSALHVQLEQCGLRTPQCTIQGSISRPGDDTVQKRLNAIWRKKFGEEVEEDSLYVVAVDRVLQMEDFMEDGIWVASSDYKNASPDPLRDVAEDIVNQINTYNMEDIFRFCNVYVDLDFVVSETKMIWMDRLGFDLRVWSPRGVYDVRIPFPMEVTDEKGAKSSFNGMSQLAWEVEKSYCPADFNKVKLLKQVVGSSLKGAQ, encoded by the exons ATGCAACTCCAAACCCAATCCTTCGCTCTCACTCTTCTCCCATCTCCTAATTTCGCCAAACCCACCGAGAGACGCGAATTCATCTCTCTAAAACGAGACCCATTTCGTCCAATTTCGCTCCGATGCTCTGTTTCAACGGCTTCCGCTACTCCGTTGACGACGACCTCCGCTTCGACGACTCACAAGCCCTTTCCGGCGGAGGTATCGAGGAGTATCATGGAGCTTTCATCAGTTGGAACTCTATCCACTTTGACCCACGACGGCTGGCCTCTTGGCGTTGGAGTTCGCTTTGCCGTTGACCAAGATGGCACTCCTGTTCTTTGCCTCAACCGCACTTTCACTCCTGACAAGAGGTCTGCTCTTCATGTTCAG TTAGAGCAATGTGGATTGAGGACTCCTCAGTGTACGATACAAGGTAGTATTAGTCGACCTGGAGACGATACTGTTCAAAAG CGTCTTAATGCCATATGGAGGAAAAAGTTTGGGGAAGAAGTTGAGGAGGATAGTTTATATGTTGTTGCAGTTGACCGTGTACTCCAAATGGAAGACTTCATGGAG GACGGAATCTGGGTGGCGTCATCAGATTATAAAAATGCAAGTCCTGATCCTCTTCGGGATGTTGCAGAAGACATTGTCAACCAGATCAACACTTACAACATGGAAGATATTTTTCGTTTCTGCAACGTATACGTGGATCTGGACTTTGTG GTTTCAGAAACAAAGATGATATGGATGGATAGGCTTGGATTCGACCTCCGAGTATGGTCTCCACGAGGTGTATATGATGTGAGGATTCCATTTCCGATGGAAGTAACAGATGAAAAGGGAGCAAAATCATCCTTTAATGGAATGTCACAGCTTGCTTGGGAAGTAGAGAAAAGCTATTGTCCTGCAGATTTCAACAAGGTTAAACTACTTAAGCAAGTAGTGGGATCATCACTCAAGGGAGCACAGTAA
- the LOC104786225 gene encoding uncharacterized protein LOC104786225: protein MNCESKQQSVHPLLLCPYANFKNKEDEFRWIHFRESPTLPNADKSTLSSLSHICSLDLCNSKDGTYDEVSCQICEKPLVGTLFYSCKECLGEFPIALTYYHKECMELIQNHPHHPKHSLRLQANYSTHKTCAYLPSIIRISRHEHRLSFTSSLTPEKWLCGVCRGKIDTNYGRYYCVKGCSYGVHSKCATRKDVWDGKELDGQQEDPYEEDITKSFDEISDGIIQHFSHQNHHMRLDDETNRKFDENKRCQACTLAICDEIIYSCMQCDFTLHQECAHLSRKKQHATHPHPSP from the exons ATGAATTGTGAGTCAAAGCAGCAATCTGTTCATCCTCTTCTCTTATGCCCTtatgcaaattttaaaaacaaggAAGACGAGTTTCGATGGATACATTTCAGAGAGTCACCAACTCTTCCCAATGCCGACAAGTCTACATTATCATCTTTGTCACACATCTGTTCCTTAGATTTGTGCAACAGCAAAGACGGTACATATGACGAGGTCTCATGCCAGATTTGTGAGAAACCTTTGGTCGGTACTTTATTTTATTCCTGCAAAGAATGTCTTGGCGAATTTCCAATTGCTTTAACCTACTACCACAAAGAGTGTATGGAGCTGATACAAAATCACCCGCATCATCCAAAACATTCTCTCCGACTTCAAGCTAATTATTCGA CCCATAAAACTTGTGCTTACTTGCCATCCATCATAAGAATATCACGTCATGAACACCGCCTCTCTTTCACTTCTTCGCTAACTCCTGAAAAATGGTTGTGTGGAGTGTGTCGTGGAAAGATAGACACAAATTATGGAAGATATTATTGCGTCAAAGGTTGCAGTTATGGTGTTCATTCTAAATGTGCAACCAGAAAAGATGTATGGGATGGAAAAGAACTTGATGGACAACAAGAAGATCCATATGAAGAAGATATTACTAAGTCGTTCGATGAGATAAGTGATGGAATTATACAACATTTcagtcatcaaaatcatcaTATGAGACTCGACGATGAGACCAATAGAAAATTTGACGAGAACAAACGTTGTCAAGCATGCACACTTGCTATCTGTGATGAAATTATTTACAGCTGCATGCAATGTGATTTTACCCTCCATCAAGAATGTGCCCATCTTTCTCGTAAGAAACAACATGCGACGCATCCTCATCCATCCCCTTAG
- the LOC104786257 gene encoding uncharacterized protein LOC104786257, giving the protein MDYASKQLYASPLPFCPFARYTNNEEEFQLIHFGESPIHSDAEYDKSSQLSSPHFRPLDWCNKIEDTYETFSCGICTNPIIDTPFYSCKECLYKFSSLHAIGFHKECIKPILKHPYHPKHYLRFVHYPEWSGNDKLCFCSNFSASIYSCSLCDFIICQPCLQNPPLLAIDHPKKHKHTLFYFPRKGSLICDVCALSDHRFLMYSCTQCDFLTHIDCVYLPSVIKISRHKHRLSFTSSPTPGKWWCGVCRGKVEIDYGRYSCVKGCNYGVHSKCATRKDVWDGKELEETPEDAYEEVVKSYNEISDGIIQHFSHQNHHMRLNVVTDRTFDENKCCQACTLPICDGIIYNCMQCDFVLHQECAHLPRKKQHATHPHPLSLQVDHPDGWFTCEACDRRSNGFGYLCCERECDYMLDVCCASITEALDNPHHPHPVYLTFNPETLQYCWICQKLGDMRLNCGECTFVLCFGCAKLPTKLRCKHDQHFLIFAYDKDASGNYVCDVCEKEANPKNGIYTCNECDVTLHIECLLGVREDMYMMPRREFIFRELDVNVLPNNRLTRNICRCCHNRCTNKVVYKISDTIKLCSLFCIYEWWYKKNYSTI; this is encoded by the coding sequence ATGGATTACGCGTCAAAACAGCTATATGCTTCTCCCCTTCCCTTTTGCCCTTTCGCGCGATATACCAACAATGAAGAGGAGTTTCAATTGATACATTTCGGAGAGTCACCAATTCATTCTGACGCCGAGTACGACAAGTCTTCACAATTATCCTCACCTCACTTCCGTCCATTAGATTGGTGCAACAAAATAGAGGATACATACGAAACCTTCTCATGCGGGATTTGCACGAATCCCATAATTGACACCCCATTTTATTCTTGCAAAGAATGtctttacaaattttcatcGTTACATGCCATTGGTTTTCACAAAGAGTGTATCAAGCCGATATTAAAGCACCCATATCATCCTAAACATTATCTTCGATTTGTTCATTATCCAGAATGGAGTGGTAATGATAAGCTATGCTTTTGTTCAAATTTTAGTGCTTCGATTTACAGCTGCTCTTTATGCGATTTTATTATATGTCAACCTTGTTTGCAAAATCCACCACTCCTTGCAATAGACCATCCAAAAAAGCATAAGCATACCCTCTTCTACTTTCCTAGAAAAGGCTCATTGATTTGTGATGTTTGTGCGTTGAGCGATCACAGGTTTTTGATGTATTCATGCACTCAATGTGATTTTCTAACCCACATAGACTGTGTCTACTTGCCATCTGTCATAAAAATTTCGCGTCATAAACACCGCCTCTCTTTCACTTCTTCACCTACTCCAGGCAAATGGTGGTGTGGAGTGTGTCGTGGAAAGGTAGAAATAGATTATGGAAGGTATTCTTGCGTGAAGGGTTGCAATTATGGGGTTCATTCTAAATGTGCAACACGGAAAGATGTATGGGATGGAAAAGAACTTGAGGAAACACCAGAAGATGCATATGAAGAAGTTGTTAAGTCTTATAATGAGATAAGTGATGGAATCATACAACATTTCAGTCATCAAAACCATCATATGAGACTTAATGTGGTGACTGATAGAACATTTGACGAGAACAAATGTTGTCAAGCATGCACACTTCCTATTTGTGATGGTATTATTTACAATTGCATGCAATGTGATTTTGTTCTCCATCAAGAATGTGCACATCTTCCTCGTAAGAAACAACATGCGACACATCCCCATCCCCTTAGTCTACAAGTGGATCATCCAGACGGTTGGTTCACATGTGAAGCTTGTGATCGTAGAAGCAATGGTTTTGGATACTTGTGTTGTGAAAGAGAGTGTGATTACATGTTAGACGTGTGTTGCGCTTCTATAACTGAGGCATTGGATAATCCACATCATCCACACCCCGTTTATCTTACATTTAACCCTGAAACTTTGCAATACTGTTGGATTTGCCAAAAATTGGGAGATATGCGTCTAAATTGTGGAGAAtgtacttttgttttgtgttttggttgcgCCAAATTGCCAACTAAATTGAGGTGCAAGCATGATCAACATTTTCTCATATTTGCTTATGATAAAGACGCGAGTGGTAATTATGTGTGTGATGTTTGTGAAAAAGAAGCAAATCCAAAGAATGGAATTTATACTTGCAATGAGTGCGACGTCACATTGCATATTGAATGTTTACTTGGAGTTAGAGAGGACATGTATATGATGCCTAGGAGAGAATTCATATTCCGTGAACTAGATGTTAACGTTCTTCCCAATAATCGTCTTACTCGCAACATATGCAGGTGTTGCCACAATCGTTGTACTAATAAAGTAGTCTACAAAATATCTGATACAATAAAATTATGctctttattttgtatatatgaatggTGGTACAAAAAGAATTATTCTACTATATGA